One genomic window of Deinococcus aetherius includes the following:
- a CDS encoding tetratricopeptide repeat protein has translation MTRTLRFPWYLCVPLLLPLAFPIRGAVTDLRAWQLSRQAETRQNLALFDEALALRRQAVLARPGDARAQLALAERARGLWYFRDTETLRREADVAFGRATELSPHWPVPHYEHARMYAFKAQHARALSLLAPALDLDPNNAGYWLERARLLGALGRATEARAAYGRCLGLKWSRECERGAR, from the coding sequence ATGACCAGAACCTTACGCTTTCCCTGGTATCTCTGCGTACCTCTGCTGCTACCGCTCGCCTTTCCCATCCGGGGGGCCGTCACCGACCTGCGGGCCTGGCAGCTCTCCCGCCAGGCGGAGACGCGTCAGAACCTCGCGCTGTTCGACGAGGCGCTGGCGTTGCGGCGGCAGGCAGTCCTCGCCCGGCCCGGGGACGCGAGGGCGCAACTGGCGCTGGCCGAGCGGGCGCGGGGCCTGTGGTACTTCCGCGACACAGAGACGCTGCGGCGGGAGGCCGACGTCGCCTTCGGACGAGCCACCGAGTTGAGTCCCCACTGGCCGGTGCCCCACTACGAGCACGCCCGCATGTACGCCTTCAAGGCCCAGCACGCCCGCGCCCTGAGCCTGCTGGCCCCGGCCCTCGACCTCGACCCGAACAATGCCGGGTACTGGCTGGAGCGGGCGCGGCTCCTGGGGGCGCTCGGCCGGGCCACGGAGGCGCGGGCGGCCTACGGGCGGTGCCTCGGGCTGAAGTGGAGCCGCGAGTGCGAGCGGGGGGCGCGATGA
- a CDS encoding O-antigen ligase family protein — protein sequence MTTASRVLSPTARPARLLERAALGTALVTLLWGPLAQGSTFGWGFSGLTLLGGLTCLLTLLAVAARGRVQVAQPLWVVSALALLAWIWASVTWAPYTLEAQRWAGVWTAVLGASLSLHLLCRTRARQTAAVATLLLGGGAAVVVAVLQARGFTLPGYEALPGTPREYLTGPYFHPSHFSGYLIPVAALTSTALLCSRPSWSTPALLLLQVGVQVMNLRTDGSSIPAVILAGVLPIVVWAWTKRAWLGAALTVLALGGVGAALFVTTTPTGTALFNAHKAELGIHSQDMEGFLAVRRSIHHFGGQMWAEHPATGVGVGQFVTEFQKYRLPASDTPGSVDQAFVNYAHSDYLQMLSELGTPGLALFLLFLLTSVLRKPRGLAPLAWISALATLLLTGLYDSHLTAIPGTMLVAFALAGLPSVPVEEETPGGG from the coding sequence ATGACGACGGCGAGCCGCGTCCTCTCCCCCACCGCCCGCCCGGCGCGGCTTCTGGAGCGCGCCGCGCTCGGCACGGCCCTGGTCACGCTCCTGTGGGGTCCCCTGGCCCAGGGCAGCACCTTCGGGTGGGGCTTTTCCGGGCTCACGCTGCTCGGCGGCCTGACGTGCCTCCTGACCCTGCTCGCCGTCGCCGCGCGAGGGCGAGTTCAGGTGGCCCAGCCCCTCTGGGTGGTGTCCGCCCTGGCGCTGCTGGCCTGGATCTGGGCCAGCGTCACCTGGGCGCCGTACACCCTGGAGGCGCAGCGGTGGGCGGGCGTGTGGACCGCCGTCCTGGGCGCGAGCCTGAGCCTGCACCTGCTGTGCCGGACGCGGGCGCGGCAGACGGCCGCCGTCGCCACGCTGCTGCTCGGCGGCGGCGCGGCCGTGGTCGTGGCCGTCTTGCAGGCACGCGGCTTCACGCTGCCGGGCTACGAGGCCCTCCCCGGCACCCCCCGGGAGTACCTCACCGGGCCGTACTTCCACCCCAGCCACTTCAGCGGCTACCTCATCCCGGTCGCGGCGCTCACCTCGACGGCGCTGCTGTGTTCGCGCCCGTCGTGGTCCACCCCCGCGCTCCTCCTGTTGCAGGTCGGGGTGCAGGTGATGAACCTGAGGACGGACGGCAGCAGCATCCCCGCCGTCATCCTCGCCGGGGTGCTGCCCATCGTGGTCTGGGCCTGGACGAAGCGCGCGTGGCTCGGCGCCGCGCTCACGGTCCTGGCGCTGGGGGGGGTGGGGGCGGCGCTGTTCGTCACGACCACCCCCACGGGCACGGCCCTCTTCAACGCCCACAAGGCCGAACTCGGCATCCACAGCCAGGACATGGAGGGCTTTCTGGCGGTCCGGCGCTCCATCCACCACTTCGGCGGGCAGATGTGGGCGGAGCACCCGGCGACGGGTGTCGGCGTCGGCCAGTTCGTCACCGAGTTTCAGAAGTACCGCCTCCCCGCCTCCGACACGCCGGGCAGTGTGGACCAGGCCTTCGTCAACTACGCCCACAGCGACTACCTCCAGATGCTCTCGGAACTGGGCACGCCCGGTCTCGCCCTCTTCCTGCTCTTCCTGCTCACCAGCGTCCTGCGCAAGCCGCGCGGTCTGGCGCCCCTGGCGTGGATCAGCGCCCTCGCCACCCTGCTGCTCACCGGCCTGTACGACAGCCACCTCACCGCGATTCCGGGGACGATGCTCGTCGCCTTCGCCCTCGCGGGCCTGCCGTCCGTGCCGGTGGAAGAGGAGACTCCAGGGGGCGGCTGA
- a CDS encoding exopolysaccharide biosynthesis polyprenyl glycosylphosphotransferase codes for MLLGDLGALMLALWFVTWLRVGVLHLPPHPHWDMFMLLLWPLGALSRRLLPSWGLGTPEELRLTVTLLALLFTARGLAVDLVEGGSWAELPAHLLGFLAAAVLIPLARSLTKHLLLHFKAWGLPAVVYGDATTSRMLVETLKTNPSFGYLPVGVFDDGAFSQEREILGVPVWGGRRDVTPSAPLAIVALPGLSRSELITLLEQLLRSYRRVVIVPDLFGVQSLWAQTRDLGGVLGLELSRNLSDPLARATKRALDVLAVGLTSVVWVPVCLLLGLLIWLEDRASPLFLQERVGEGERPFRTWKFRTMLPNAEEVLQRKLAEDPALREEWEAHFKLRRDPRITRIGALLRKTSLDELPQLVNVLRGEMSLVGPRPLPAYHEQKLPQLVRDLRWAARPGMTGLWQVSGRSDSGTAGMERWDAYYVRNWSVWLDLVILMRTVRVVLLGSGAY; via the coding sequence ATGCTGCTGGGCGACCTGGGGGCACTCATGCTCGCCCTGTGGTTCGTGACGTGGCTGCGCGTGGGCGTGCTGCATCTGCCACCCCACCCGCACTGGGACATGTTCATGCTGCTCCTGTGGCCGCTCGGGGCGCTTTCGCGGCGCCTGCTGCCCAGTTGGGGCCTGGGCACACCCGAGGAGCTGCGGCTGACCGTGACCCTCCTGGCCCTGCTGTTCACGGCGCGCGGCCTGGCGGTGGACCTCGTGGAGGGAGGCTCGTGGGCCGAACTGCCCGCGCATCTGCTGGGCTTCCTGGCGGCGGCGGTGCTCATCCCGCTGGCCCGGTCCCTGACGAAACACCTGTTGCTGCATTTCAAAGCCTGGGGGCTGCCCGCCGTCGTCTACGGCGACGCGACGACCAGCCGTATGCTCGTCGAGACCCTCAAGACCAACCCGAGCTTCGGCTACCTGCCAGTCGGGGTGTTCGACGACGGCGCCTTCTCGCAGGAGCGGGAGATTCTGGGGGTGCCGGTGTGGGGCGGTCGGCGGGACGTGACGCCCTCGGCCCCCCTGGCGATTGTCGCGCTGCCCGGATTGTCGCGCTCGGAACTCATCACCCTGCTGGAGCAGTTGCTGCGCTCGTACCGGCGGGTGGTGATCGTGCCGGACCTCTTCGGGGTGCAGTCGCTGTGGGCCCAGACGCGGGACCTGGGCGGCGTGCTGGGCCTGGAACTGTCGCGCAACCTGAGCGACCCGCTCGCGCGCGCGACCAAGCGGGCCCTCGACGTGCTCGCGGTGGGCCTGACGAGCGTGGTCTGGGTGCCCGTGTGCCTGCTGCTGGGCCTCCTGATCTGGCTGGAGGACCGGGCCAGCCCGCTCTTCTTGCAGGAGCGCGTGGGCGAGGGCGAGCGGCCCTTCCGCACCTGGAAGTTCCGCACCATGCTCCCGAACGCCGAGGAAGTCCTGCAACGCAAGCTGGCCGAGGACCCCGCCCTGCGCGAGGAGTGGGAGGCGCACTTCAAGCTGCGGCGCGACCCGCGCATCACCCGCATCGGCGCCCTGCTGCGCAAGACCAGCCTCGACGAGTTGCCGCAACTCGTGAACGTGCTGCGCGGCGAGATGAGCCTGGTGGGCCCACGGCCGCTGCCCGCCTACCACGAGCAGAAGCTGCCTCAGCTTGTGCGCGACCTGCGCTGGGCGGCCCGCCCCGGAATGACCGGCCTGTGGCAAGTGTCGGGCCGCTCCGACAGCGGGACGGCGGGGATGGAGCGCTGGGACGCCTACTACGTGCGCAACTGGAGCGTGTGGCTCGACCTCGTGATCCTGATGCGCACCGTGCGGGTCGTGCTGCTGGGTTCCGGGGCGTACTGA
- a CDS encoding WecB/TagA/CpsF family glycosyltransferase, protein MLDFGKHSVLGINVHGVDYETAVARIVRNAKLRLPLAVSALAVHGVMTGVLDPIHQRRLNGLDLVVPDGQPVRWALGWLHDVKLPDRVYGPELTLRSAEACAHEGISVYLYGSKTDVLQKFAHNLQRKYPGLRIAGMEPSKFRRINAEEKAQIVQRIHESGAGVVFVGLGCPRQEVWAYEYREALSIPVLAVGAAFDFHAGTLPQAPRWMQDRGLEWLFRLVQEPKRLWQRYIVLNPKYLCNIGLQRSRVRSFTPFMPDGYEPIESFG, encoded by the coding sequence ATGCTTGACTTCGGTAAACACTCCGTGCTGGGCATCAATGTTCACGGTGTGGACTATGAAACTGCTGTCGCACGTATAGTGCGCAACGCGAAGCTACGCTTGCCCCTTGCAGTAAGTGCCCTCGCCGTACACGGGGTGATGACGGGTGTGCTGGACCCAATTCATCAACGGCGTCTCAACGGACTGGACTTGGTGGTGCCCGATGGACAACCCGTTCGTTGGGCTTTGGGATGGTTGCATGACGTAAAGCTTCCTGACCGCGTGTATGGTCCAGAACTGACGCTTCGCTCGGCGGAGGCATGTGCCCACGAGGGTATTTCGGTCTACCTCTATGGTAGCAAGACCGACGTGTTGCAGAAATTTGCACACAACCTTCAAAGGAAGTATCCCGGTTTGCGTATCGCTGGTATGGAGCCATCGAAGTTCCGCCGCATCAATGCGGAAGAGAAGGCGCAGATCGTGCAACGTATCCATGAATCGGGGGCTGGCGTAGTATTTGTGGGGTTGGGTTGCCCGCGCCAAGAGGTATGGGCGTACGAGTACCGCGAAGCGTTGAGCATTCCAGTGCTAGCCGTGGGTGCTGCATTTGACTTTCATGCCGGAACGCTCCCGCAAGCACCACGTTGGATGCAAGATCGCGGGCTTGAATGGTTGTTTCGTCTTGTGCAAGAACCAAAACGGCTTTGGCAGCGTTATATCGTCTTGAACCCTAAGTATCTTTGCAACATCGGGTTGCAGCGATCACGAGTACGATCCTTCACTCCGTTTATGCCTGATGGGTACGAACCCATAGAGAGCTTTGGGTAA
- a CDS encoding NAD-dependent epimerase/dehydratase family protein, translated as MSTVIITGSAGLIGSEAVRFFASIGMNVVGLDNDMRKFFFGDEASTEWNRRRLELEIPSYRHYNVDIRDFEAIEKIYKAYGSDITLIIHTAAQPSHDWAARDPFLDFSVNANGTLNMLEATRRYAPDATFIFTSTNKVYGDTPNFLPLLELETRWEIDPSHRYWSGIAEDMTIDQSKHSLFGASKVAADVLVQEYGRYFGMHTGIFRGGCLTGPNHSGTQLHGFLAYLMKCTMTGTPYTVFGYRGKQVRDNIHSHDLIQAFYHFSQNPRIAEVYNIGGGRESNCSMLEAIQMSQEITGRDLKYTYTDDNRSGDHIWYISDLAKFEQHYPEWSITYDVPRILREMYEYNLERWAAHA; from the coding sequence ATGAGTACTGTCATCATCACTGGTTCCGCTGGCCTTATCGGTTCTGAAGCCGTCCGCTTTTTTGCATCCATCGGGATGAACGTTGTTGGGCTCGACAATGACATGCGCAAATTCTTCTTTGGTGACGAAGCTTCCACAGAATGGAACCGCCGCCGCTTGGAATTGGAAATACCTAGTTATAGGCATTATAACGTGGACATCCGTGATTTTGAGGCAATCGAGAAGATATACAAGGCGTACGGCTCGGATATCACTCTGATCATTCATACGGCGGCTCAGCCGTCGCATGATTGGGCTGCACGCGATCCCTTCTTAGATTTCAGCGTGAATGCGAACGGAACGCTCAACATGTTGGAGGCGACTCGTCGCTATGCACCGGATGCAACGTTCATTTTCACATCCACCAATAAGGTGTACGGCGATACGCCCAACTTCCTGCCGCTGCTAGAACTGGAAACGCGTTGGGAAATCGACCCGAGTCACCGCTACTGGTCGGGCATCGCCGAGGACATGACTATCGACCAGAGCAAGCACTCGCTGTTCGGCGCTTCCAAGGTGGCGGCAGACGTGCTGGTGCAAGAGTACGGGCGGTACTTTGGCATGCACACGGGCATCTTTCGTGGCGGCTGCCTGACTGGGCCCAACCATTCTGGCACGCAGCTTCACGGCTTCCTGGCTTACTTAATGAAATGTACTATGACTGGTACGCCTTACACGGTGTTCGGTTACAGGGGCAAGCAAGTGAGGGACAACATTCATTCGCACGATTTGATTCAAGCGTTCTACCACTTTTCCCAGAACCCACGCATAGCAGAGGTGTACAATATTGGTGGTGGACGCGAAAGCAATTGTTCTATGTTAGAGGCCATTCAAATGTCCCAAGAGATCACGGGCCGCGATTTGAAGTATACCTACACCGACGACAACCGTAGCGGTGACCATATCTGGTACATCAGCGATTTGGCGAAGTTTGAGCAGCATTACCCGGAGTGGAGCATTACATACGATGTACCGCGCATTCTGCGCGAGATGTACGAGTACAACCTGGAGCGGTGGGCAGCGCATGCTTGA
- a CDS encoding glycosyltransferase, translated as MNILMAHNFYQQPGGEDQSFGAEAGVIESNGHQVIRHTVHNEVIERIGSAQAAMFTVWNSSSARTIARLIERNKVNIAHFQNTFPLISPAAYYAAQRKGATVIQSLRNYRLICANALLFRQGQICESCVGRAVPWAGIQKACYRGSRAGSAVVGTMLSSHRLLGTYQQQVDIYIAVSEFVKQKYVQAGFNPEQIVVKPNFVTPDPGMGQGSGQYALFVGRLSEEKGVATLLRAWATVGRHLPLRIVGDGPLEPAVQEATKQSSIEWLGRKSPQEVYDLMGQASVVVVPSEWYEPFGRVVVEAFAKGTPVIATSTGGITELVEHGRTGLLYPPGDAAALVQQVEWLCNHPESLAAMRYEARREYEAKYTAERNYQMLMDIYQLAIERNKERRK; from the coding sequence GTGAATATACTGATGGCACATAATTTTTACCAGCAGCCGGGCGGTGAGGACCAAAGCTTTGGTGCTGAGGCAGGCGTAATAGAGTCAAATGGTCACCAAGTTATCCGTCACACTGTGCACAATGAGGTGATTGAGCGGATCGGGTCGGCACAAGCAGCAATGTTTACAGTTTGGAACAGCTCTTCGGCTCGCACAATAGCTCGGCTGATTGAACGCAACAAAGTAAATATTGCCCACTTCCAAAACACTTTCCCCTTAATTTCGCCTGCGGCTTACTATGCCGCACAACGAAAGGGGGCGACTGTGATTCAATCGCTTCGAAACTACCGCCTTATTTGTGCCAATGCCTTGCTGTTTCGGCAGGGTCAGATTTGTGAATCTTGTGTTGGACGTGCCGTGCCGTGGGCAGGTATTCAAAAAGCTTGTTACCGGGGTAGCCGTGCCGGCTCCGCTGTTGTTGGAACAATGCTAAGCTCGCACCGTTTGCTTGGTACTTACCAGCAGCAGGTGGACATCTATATCGCTGTTTCGGAGTTTGTGAAGCAGAAGTACGTGCAGGCAGGCTTCAACCCTGAACAAATCGTTGTAAAACCAAACTTCGTGACGCCGGACCCTGGCATGGGACAGGGGTCTGGGCAATACGCATTGTTTGTAGGACGGCTGTCTGAGGAAAAGGGAGTGGCAACGCTTCTTCGTGCTTGGGCAACAGTTGGTCGACATTTGCCGCTTCGGATCGTTGGTGATGGTCCTTTAGAGCCAGCAGTTCAAGAAGCAACCAAGCAGTCATCCATTGAGTGGTTAGGACGCAAATCCCCTCAAGAAGTGTATGACCTGATGGGCCAAGCGAGCGTCGTCGTCGTGCCGTCTGAGTGGTACGAACCGTTCGGACGTGTTGTGGTGGAAGCTTTTGCCAAAGGAACACCTGTGATTGCGACATCTACAGGCGGTATTACCGAATTAGTAGAGCATGGACGTACTGGCCTACTGTACCCCCCTGGTGATGCCGCAGCACTGGTGCAGCAGGTAGAGTGGCTGTGCAATCATCCAGAATCTCTTGCCGCCATGCGTTACGAAGCACGACGAGAGTACGAAGCCAAGTACACCGCCGAACGGAATTACCAAATGCTGATGGACATCTACCAACTGGCCATTGAGCGCAACAAGGAGCGTAGAAAATAG
- a CDS encoding glycosyltransferase family 2 protein: MRYVAVCVCTFRRPSMLVKLLKGLLELNAPASARVTFLVVDNDPSASAKDVCVEYSKHLPLRYVHEPQPGLAQARNRAIQEIDADVEYIAFIDDDEVPESQWLHVLLETQRIFNADAVAGPVIAIIPQEDQAVQAIAPFFSRKRHTTGTVIKAFGAGNVLLRREVFQKVGLFDERYSRTGGEDTDFSTRCYLAGLKMIWADEAVIHEHMNNDRLTLRWLLRRAFRSGSIIARVERDLLPIFPAMPRRLANATSRITISSALLPAATIIDAALGTRYTTHALFSLARGAGMITGLLGARPLGYGVTK; the protein is encoded by the coding sequence ATGAGATATGTTGCCGTTTGTGTATGCACGTTCCGCCGTCCAAGTATGTTAGTCAAACTACTTAAAGGACTTCTAGAATTGAATGCGCCTGCTTCTGCGCGAGTAACATTTCTTGTTGTTGATAATGACCCGAGTGCGAGCGCTAAAGACGTGTGCGTGGAGTACTCAAAGCACCTTCCCTTACGCTATGTCCACGAGCCACAGCCAGGTTTAGCACAAGCTCGCAACCGAGCAATTCAGGAAATCGATGCAGACGTTGAATATATTGCTTTTATTGATGATGACGAAGTGCCTGAATCTCAGTGGTTGCATGTTCTGCTGGAGACACAACGCATCTTCAATGCGGATGCTGTTGCTGGTCCCGTAATCGCCATCATTCCACAGGAAGATCAAGCCGTACAGGCAATTGCACCGTTCTTCTCAAGGAAACGACATACGACAGGAACAGTCATTAAGGCTTTCGGAGCGGGCAATGTGTTATTGCGGCGCGAAGTATTTCAAAAAGTTGGCCTTTTCGATGAACGTTATTCTCGCACAGGTGGGGAGGATACGGATTTCTCTACTCGCTGTTACCTAGCAGGATTGAAGATGATTTGGGCGGACGAAGCTGTGATTCATGAACACATGAATAATGATCGTCTAACCTTACGCTGGTTACTACGGCGCGCATTTCGCAGCGGCAGTATAATCGCGCGCGTTGAACGTGACCTTCTTCCTATTTTTCCCGCTATGCCACGCCGCTTAGCAAATGCTACCTCCCGTATTACCATAAGCAGTGCACTACTTCCTGCTGCAACCATTATAGACGCTGCTCTTGGTACACGTTACACAACACACGCGCTCTTTTCTTTGGCTCGTGGTGCAGGAATGATTACCGGGTTGCTTGGTGCTCGCCCATTAGGGTATGGAGTTACTAAGTGA
- a CDS encoding O-antigen ligase family protein, translated as MRKLAQSCEYLFVMLSLLFLSGGIITLLRNSAGADGPGGGDSLQQGISMGIYVITALLLILRRSAISKILYAGRWFWPLFVWVLLSCAWSIDPSLSIRRVFALLGTTIFGLYLADRFSMSAFLILLGRTLLLGAILSVIFVIFIPELGTHTPDGRGSAWRGIYWHKNMLGRISVISTITFALLSLQNSRHWWLAVLLSLGLLGMASSATGLFVLGATIFWWIILRLLRQRLQLLSLTLVLLISCGGGALIWLSENYELLLDAFGRDVTLTGRFPLWTAVVEYALRQPWIGYGYAAFWTAKDGWAPEVWSLVGWTVPHAHNGFLDIWLALGYIGVLLFVICVSLPLTEGLRSWREGYNDVLWPLLYTFIFALYNLTESSIVLGNSILHVLFVLSLTKLVSRQVPSHLRLARVAA; from the coding sequence ATGCGCAAGCTAGCGCAATCGTGTGAATACCTTTTTGTGATGCTGTCTCTACTCTTTTTGTCGGGAGGAATCATAACACTCCTACGCAACAGCGCTGGAGCAGATGGACCTGGCGGTGGGGATAGCCTTCAACAAGGTATTTCAATGGGTATTTACGTAATCACTGCGCTACTACTAATACTAAGACGCAGCGCTATATCAAAAATTTTATATGCTGGACGTTGGTTTTGGCCTCTCTTCGTTTGGGTCTTACTATCTTGTGCATGGTCTATTGACCCTAGTCTTTCCATAAGACGTGTCTTTGCTTTGCTTGGCACAACGATTTTCGGCCTCTACCTTGCTGATCGTTTTAGTATGTCTGCTTTTTTGATTTTGTTAGGCCGAACATTGCTACTCGGCGCCATCCTTAGTGTAATATTCGTTATATTTATACCTGAACTCGGAACTCACACACCTGATGGAAGGGGAAGTGCGTGGCGAGGTATCTATTGGCATAAGAATATGTTGGGACGTATCTCGGTCATTTCAACCATAACTTTTGCCCTGCTCTCTCTTCAAAACTCCCGGCACTGGTGGCTTGCGGTGTTGCTGAGCCTCGGATTGTTAGGTATGGCATCATCAGCAACCGGTTTATTTGTACTGGGAGCCACAATCTTCTGGTGGATCATTTTACGCTTATTACGGCAGCGCCTTCAGTTGCTTTCCCTCACACTTGTGCTGCTAATCTCTTGTGGGGGTGGCGCCTTAATTTGGTTAAGCGAAAACTATGAATTGTTATTGGATGCGTTCGGTCGTGATGTAACATTAACAGGTCGATTCCCGCTCTGGACGGCAGTTGTAGAATACGCTCTTCGACAACCCTGGATTGGCTATGGATATGCTGCCTTTTGGACTGCGAAGGATGGCTGGGCACCGGAAGTATGGAGCTTGGTTGGCTGGACCGTACCTCATGCTCATAATGGCTTTCTTGATATATGGCTTGCCCTTGGATACATTGGCGTTCTGTTATTTGTAATCTGTGTGAGCTTACCTTTAACGGAGGGTCTGCGTAGTTGGCGCGAGGGTTACAACGACGTATTATGGCCACTTCTGTACACCTTTATCTTTGCACTATATAACCTCACAGAATCCTCTATAGTACTTGGTAATTCTATATTGCACGTTCTATTTGTTTTGAGCCTAACTAAGCTCGTTTCGAGACAAGTCCCATCACACCTCCGTTTAGCGAGAGTTGCCGCATGA